Proteins found in one Geomonas subterranea genomic segment:
- a CDS encoding diguanylate cyclase: MSYLNHSHKRLRTIDITFSAALLLLTVMLFLSYFIRTELAKTNVLTQHTYDVIMAVDNLNNSMLQAESSRRGYILTGNVQQKSRCEIFAQSAQENLREVKELTVDNQSQQRRLARLDELMQRKIAVFKLSISHYDRMGFRGPEQAQLTEEGTSLMTAVRTGIDEIKSHEKTLLSERRARERTTLLILTVVVLSGILIAIILLSLSYYIARHESRSHIIAAGHLQAANRDISDLSSMTQLLQSCADFEEARGILSCYGEKFFPKDPGGIYLLNPSRTLMTDAATWGGADRKPFNPDQCWAMRLGQTHLSAAASDVQCQHVEVGGSRAHLCIPLAAHHETLGTLSLDLGLPQGTDEEFLERKRLKAGAFAEQVALAVRSLQLREQLRELSIRDPLTGLLNRRHMEESLLREISRATRTRQPLSVVMLDVDHFKNFNDTFGHEAGDHVLKEVGQVLQKNVRDSDIACRFGGEEFTLILPEADCDTALEICNRIRSSVKELQLVMGRQHLGHITISAGISVFPSDGDTIQQLLATADEALYEAKEKGRDRVIGSCTALSTTETDSKT; this comes from the coding sequence GTGAGTTACCTCAACCACTCTCACAAACGTCTCAGAACCATCGACATCACGTTCTCGGCCGCATTGCTGCTGCTGACTGTGATGCTCTTTCTGTCATATTTCATCAGGACCGAACTGGCCAAGACCAACGTGCTGACTCAGCATACCTACGACGTCATCATGGCCGTCGACAACCTGAACAATTCCATGCTTCAGGCCGAAAGCAGCAGGCGCGGTTATATTCTCACCGGAAACGTGCAACAGAAATCGCGCTGCGAGATTTTCGCCCAGAGCGCGCAGGAGAATCTGAGGGAAGTAAAGGAACTGACCGTCGACAACCAGAGCCAGCAACGGCGGCTTGCCAGACTTGACGAACTGATGCAGCGCAAGATCGCCGTCTTCAAGCTCTCCATTTCCCACTACGACAGAATGGGGTTCCGCGGCCCCGAGCAGGCCCAACTGACCGAAGAGGGAACGTCCCTCATGACCGCGGTCCGGACCGGGATCGACGAGATCAAGAGCCACGAGAAGACCCTGCTGAGCGAGCGGCGCGCCCGCGAACGCACCACCCTCCTGATCCTGACCGTGGTGGTCCTCTCCGGTATCCTGATCGCCATCATCCTGCTGAGCCTCAGTTACTACATCGCGCGCCACGAATCACGCAGCCACATCATCGCCGCCGGACACCTGCAAGCTGCCAACAGGGACATCTCCGACCTGAGCAGCATGACGCAACTGCTGCAATCGTGCGCCGATTTCGAGGAGGCGCGCGGCATCCTCTCCTGCTACGGGGAGAAGTTCTTCCCCAAGGACCCCGGCGGGATCTACTTGCTCAACCCGTCAAGGACGCTGATGACCGACGCGGCGACCTGGGGGGGGGCGGACCGCAAGCCGTTCAACCCTGACCAGTGCTGGGCCATGAGGCTCGGCCAGACCCACCTGAGCGCGGCTGCGTCTGACGTCCAGTGTCAGCATGTCGAGGTGGGTGGCTCGAGGGCGCACCTGTGCATCCCGCTGGCCGCGCACCACGAGACGTTGGGGACGCTCTCTCTGGACCTTGGGCTACCGCAGGGAACGGACGAGGAGTTCCTGGAGAGAAAACGGCTGAAAGCCGGGGCGTTCGCGGAACAGGTGGCGTTGGCGGTCCGGAGCCTGCAACTGCGTGAACAGTTGCGCGAGCTTTCCATCCGCGACCCTCTGACAGGCCTGTTGAACAGGCGCCACATGGAAGAGTCGCTGCTGCGGGAGATCAGCCGCGCGACCAGGACCAGGCAGCCGCTCAGCGTGGTCATGCTGGACGTGGACCATTTCAAGAATTTCAACGACACCTTCGGACACGAGGCGGGCGACCATGTGCTGAAGGAAGTTGGCCAGGTGCTGCAGAAAAACGTCCGCGACAGCGACATCGCCTGCCGCTTCGGAGGCGAGGAGTTCACCCTGATACTTCCCGAGGCGGACTGCGACACCGCCCTTGAGATCTGCAACCGCATCAGGAGTTCGGTCAAGGAGCTGCAGCTGGTCATGGGAAGACAGCACCTGGGGCACATCACCATCTCGGCCGGGATCTCGGTCTTCCCGTCCGACGGCGACACCATCCAACAGTTGCTCGCCACGGCGGACGAGGCGCTGTACGAGGCCAAGGAAAAGGGTCGCGACCGCGTCATAGGGAGCTGCACCGCGCTAAGCACCACCGAAACCGACTCAAAGACCTGA
- a CDS encoding carbon-nitrogen hydrolase produces the protein MNQLKVALVQQALKAGRDQMVAATIDRIREAAARGARLVVLQELHTGSYFCQTEDTACFDVAETIPGPSTEQFGAVARELGIVIVTSLFERRAPGLYHNTAVVLEKDGSIAGKYRKMHIPDDPAFYEKFYFTPGDLGFEPVQTSVGKLGVLVCWDQWYPEAARLMALAGADLLIYPTAIGWDPRDEAAEQQRQLDAWVTVQRAHAVANGIPVVSVNRVGFEADPSGAGAGIKFWGSSFAAGPQGEFLVRAGEEEELLVVDLDMRRSEDVRRIWPFLRDRRIDAYGDLVKRYRD, from the coding sequence ATGAACCAACTGAAAGTAGCCCTCGTACAGCAGGCCCTGAAGGCTGGGCGCGACCAGATGGTGGCCGCCACCATCGACAGGATCCGCGAGGCCGCCGCGCGGGGAGCGCGGCTCGTGGTGCTCCAGGAGCTGCACACCGGCAGCTACTTCTGCCAGACCGAGGACACCGCCTGCTTCGACGTCGCCGAGACCATCCCCGGCCCCTCCACCGAACAGTTCGGCGCCGTCGCCCGCGAACTCGGCATCGTCATCGTGACGTCGCTGTTCGAGCGCCGCGCGCCGGGGCTGTACCACAACACGGCGGTCGTGCTGGAGAAAGACGGCAGCATCGCCGGAAAGTACCGCAAGATGCACATCCCCGATGACCCGGCGTTCTACGAGAAGTTCTACTTCACTCCCGGCGACCTCGGTTTCGAGCCGGTCCAGACCTCGGTCGGCAAGCTGGGCGTCCTGGTCTGCTGGGACCAGTGGTATCCGGAAGCGGCGCGCCTGATGGCGCTTGCCGGCGCCGACCTCCTCATCTACCCGACCGCCATCGGCTGGGACCCGCGGGACGAGGCGGCCGAGCAGCAGCGCCAACTGGACGCCTGGGTCACCGTGCAGCGCGCCCATGCCGTCGCCAACGGCATCCCGGTGGTCAGCGTTAACCGCGTCGGCTTCGAGGCCGATCCGAGCGGCGCCGGCGCCGGCATCAAGTTCTGGGGCTCCAGCTTCGCGGCCGGCCCGCAGGGTGAATTCCTGGTTCGCGCCGGCGAGGAGGAGGAACTCCTGGTGGTCGATCTCGACATGCGCCGCAGCGAGGATGTGCGCCGCATCTGGCCGTTTTTGCGCGACCGCCGCATCGACGCTTACGGCGATCTGGTCAAACGCTACCGGGACTAG
- a CDS encoding SNF2-related protein, whose translation MTHPRTPHPQPRDLLARCTPEQSALVQLLSVIHAPLSKHVLLNIIKKTGLPAPPGRSYTGLVLAEMLEELKNQNLIRHSGEGISCSPEVAHAATLQAICAGRFETLVHTVLAEIPMVSNWGSNFYRLSAHAMRDVRIGVYRKDARAALEAAERYLRQFPYEAQRCHPLDAACFHPFDETWFRSLPMALQAAALAAHLLSARGALTPAQEPFQVLADLAARPDAPLFLLDLYCLELLWRDRADDAEAAAAERCSSTQIAVLACCALQRGLYDRSVELFRAALTALRKETGKRKAYLDDGTGPFFILALLATEHPKHLEEAAELCGFIVAKREWPDQEVYHVLHGVIAERQGGRSSKELQEASLQRSPQSPLHALFRLMALYWCASDKRPAEARKLGALVQRLKDAGQLWLAREIEQAGAAEPSPGAAPSTAAARIPLCDSLAPVESWQSAISALLRLNADDAVDAEGPQSRLIWHFEELRGFFQITPREQKQGPSGKWSAGRNVSLKRLVEETESLDYLTPQDLLICGCIKKERGTGYYGRESYQLDQDQAVPLMIGHPHVYLDAAASVRLELVHGEPELQLTTQGEFLQLQLFPPFQQDQKLYLQKETPTRIKVYQAKNEYKKIAAIIGAGLRVPVRAKDQALAAINSLASVLTVHSDVGIESTGQVSGDATPHFHLLPYQAGLRLQILVRPFSDAGPYFRPGTGGETVLAEVDGKRLQCKRDLKLEEERAAAALSPLTALAESDENEGEWLVPGTESALELLLQLQSLGETIRVSWPQGARFKIKQTVTPGQCKLSVRQAKDYFEIEGEVKINEGLALDLRQLVDLARNAQGRFVELGDGEFLALSSQLRRYLDDLTACADPSGAAFRFHPLASSLFEDFTAAAGEFQADRYWRDQVQRIRETESFRPQLPATLQAELRGYQVEGFNWLNRLAYWGVGACLADDMGLGKTVQALAQILSMAPQGPSLVVAPTSVCLNWDSEAARFAPTLNCIVYGGPKRSELLQGLQPLDLVICSYGLLQQDAELLEAVPWQAVVLDEAQAIKNMATKRSQAAMKLQGRFKMVATGTPIENHLGELWNVFRFINPGLLGSLKQFNVRYAAPIEKSEDKKARQRLKRLIQPFILRRTKNQVLEELPPRTEITIPVELGMEEAALYEAIRKSALDNLAGVDKVEGKGELHLKILAEIMRLRRACCNPRLVLPDSAIPSSKLAAFAGIVDELRENRHKALVFSQFVGHLEIIRNYLDRAGIPYQYLDGSTPAPERKVRVDAFQSGAGDLFLISLKAGGVGLNLTAADYVIHMDPWWNPAVEDQASDRAHRIGQQRPVTIYRLVAKGTIEEKIVALHQQKRGLADSLLDESDLSGKVSVEELLALLRTGS comes from the coding sequence GTGACTCACCCCAGAACACCACACCCCCAGCCGCGTGACCTCCTGGCCCGCTGCACCCCTGAACAGTCGGCGCTGGTCCAGCTTCTCTCGGTCATCCACGCGCCTCTCTCCAAGCACGTACTGCTCAACATCATCAAAAAGACCGGGCTTCCCGCACCTCCCGGACGAAGCTACACCGGCCTGGTCCTCGCCGAGATGCTAGAGGAGCTGAAGAACCAGAACCTGATCCGTCACAGCGGCGAAGGAATCTCCTGCTCCCCCGAGGTGGCGCACGCCGCCACGCTGCAGGCCATATGTGCCGGCCGCTTCGAAACGTTGGTCCACACCGTCCTCGCCGAGATCCCCATGGTCTCCAACTGGGGGAGCAACTTCTACCGGCTGTCGGCCCACGCCATGCGCGACGTGCGCATCGGCGTCTACCGCAAGGACGCCCGCGCCGCCCTGGAAGCGGCGGAGCGCTACCTGCGCCAGTTCCCCTACGAGGCCCAGCGCTGCCACCCCCTCGACGCGGCCTGCTTCCACCCCTTCGACGAGACCTGGTTCCGCTCCCTTCCCATGGCCTTGCAGGCGGCCGCCCTGGCGGCGCACCTGCTCTCGGCCCGGGGGGCGCTCACCCCCGCGCAGGAACCTTTCCAGGTGCTGGCGGACCTGGCGGCTCGCCCCGATGCCCCGCTGTTCCTGCTTGACCTCTATTGCCTGGAACTGTTATGGCGGGACCGCGCTGACGACGCCGAGGCCGCCGCGGCCGAGCGCTGCAGTTCGACCCAGATCGCCGTACTGGCCTGCTGTGCGCTGCAGCGTGGCCTCTACGACCGCTCCGTGGAGCTGTTCCGCGCCGCCCTGACCGCCCTGCGCAAGGAAACCGGGAAAAGAAAAGCGTACCTGGACGACGGCACCGGCCCCTTTTTCATCCTGGCCCTCCTCGCCACCGAGCACCCCAAACACCTCGAAGAAGCGGCGGAACTGTGCGGCTTCATCGTCGCCAAGCGGGAGTGGCCCGACCAGGAGGTGTACCACGTCCTGCACGGCGTGATCGCGGAACGGCAAGGCGGACGCAGCAGCAAGGAGTTACAGGAGGCGTCGCTGCAGCGCTCCCCGCAAAGTCCGCTGCACGCCCTGTTCCGGCTGATGGCGCTGTACTGGTGCGCCAGCGACAAACGCCCGGCGGAGGCGCGCAAGCTGGGCGCCCTGGTGCAGCGGCTGAAGGATGCCGGCCAGCTCTGGCTCGCCCGCGAGATCGAGCAGGCCGGCGCGGCGGAACCCTCCCCTGGCGCGGCGCCCTCGACTGCAGCGGCACGGATTCCTCTTTGTGACTCCCTCGCCCCGGTCGAGTCCTGGCAAAGTGCGATCTCCGCCCTCTTGCGCCTGAACGCCGACGACGCCGTCGACGCGGAAGGGCCGCAGTCGCGCCTGATCTGGCATTTCGAAGAGCTGCGCGGCTTCTTCCAGATCACCCCCAGGGAACAGAAGCAGGGGCCCAGCGGCAAGTGGAGCGCCGGACGCAACGTGTCGCTCAAGCGGCTGGTGGAAGAGACCGAGAGCCTCGATTATCTCACCCCGCAGGACCTGCTCATCTGCGGCTGCATCAAGAAGGAGCGCGGCACCGGCTACTACGGCCGCGAAAGCTACCAGCTGGACCAGGACCAGGCGGTGCCGCTCATGATCGGTCACCCGCACGTTTACCTGGATGCCGCCGCGTCGGTGCGCCTGGAGCTGGTGCATGGCGAACCGGAACTGCAACTCACCACCCAGGGGGAGTTCCTGCAACTGCAGCTCTTCCCCCCTTTCCAGCAGGATCAAAAGCTCTACCTCCAGAAAGAGACGCCGACCCGCATCAAGGTTTACCAGGCCAAAAACGAGTACAAGAAGATCGCGGCCATCATCGGCGCCGGTCTCAGGGTGCCGGTACGGGCCAAGGACCAGGCACTGGCGGCGATCAACTCCCTGGCATCGGTTCTCACCGTCCACTCGGACGTCGGCATCGAATCGACCGGGCAGGTAAGCGGCGATGCCACCCCGCACTTCCACCTGCTTCCCTACCAGGCAGGGTTACGGCTGCAGATCCTGGTGCGCCCCTTCTCCGATGCCGGCCCCTACTTCCGCCCCGGCACCGGTGGCGAGACCGTCCTCGCCGAGGTCGACGGGAAACGGCTGCAGTGCAAGCGGGACCTGAAGCTCGAGGAGGAGCGCGCCGCTGCTGCCCTCTCACCGTTGACCGCGCTGGCGGAGAGCGACGAGAACGAGGGAGAGTGGCTGGTCCCCGGGACCGAGAGCGCGCTGGAGCTCTTGCTGCAGTTGCAGTCGCTTGGGGAGACGATCCGGGTCTCCTGGCCGCAGGGGGCGCGCTTCAAGATAAAACAGACGGTTACCCCCGGACAGTGCAAGCTTTCCGTGAGACAGGCCAAGGACTATTTCGAGATCGAGGGAGAGGTGAAGATCAACGAGGGGCTGGCGCTCGATCTGCGCCAGTTGGTGGATCTCGCCCGCAACGCGCAGGGACGTTTCGTGGAACTGGGCGACGGCGAATTCCTCGCCCTCTCCTCGCAACTGCGACGCTATCTGGACGACTTGACCGCCTGCGCGGACCCAAGCGGCGCCGCCTTCCGCTTCCATCCCCTCGCCTCGTCCCTGTTCGAGGATTTCACCGCAGCGGCGGGCGAATTCCAAGCCGACCGCTACTGGCGTGACCAGGTGCAACGGATACGCGAGACGGAATCGTTTCGGCCGCAGTTGCCGGCCACCTTGCAGGCGGAACTGCGCGGCTACCAGGTGGAGGGCTTCAACTGGCTCAACCGCCTTGCCTACTGGGGCGTGGGCGCCTGCCTCGCCGACGACATGGGGCTGGGAAAGACGGTCCAGGCGCTGGCCCAGATCCTCAGCATGGCGCCGCAAGGCCCATCCTTGGTGGTCGCGCCCACCTCGGTCTGCCTGAACTGGGACAGCGAGGCGGCGCGTTTCGCCCCCACGCTGAACTGCATCGTCTACGGCGGGCCCAAGCGATCCGAACTGCTGCAGGGGTTGCAGCCGCTGGACCTGGTCATCTGCAGCTACGGACTGCTGCAGCAGGACGCCGAGCTTTTGGAGGCGGTGCCTTGGCAGGCCGTCGTCCTGGACGAGGCACAGGCCATCAAGAACATGGCCACCAAGAGGAGCCAGGCCGCCATGAAGCTCCAGGGGAGGTTCAAGATGGTGGCGACGGGAACGCCCATCGAGAACCACCTGGGGGAACTCTGGAACGTGTTCCGCTTCATCAACCCGGGGCTGCTCGGCTCGCTCAAACAGTTCAACGTGAGGTACGCCGCCCCCATCGAGAAAAGCGAGGACAAGAAGGCGCGCCAGCGCCTGAAGAGGCTGATCCAGCCTTTCATCCTGCGGCGTACCAAGAACCAGGTGCTCGAGGAGCTTCCCCCGAGAACCGAAATCACCATACCGGTGGAGCTCGGGATGGAGGAGGCCGCGCTCTACGAGGCGATCAGGAAGAGCGCCCTGGACAACCTGGCCGGCGTCGACAAGGTGGAAGGCAAAGGCGAACTGCACCTGAAGATCCTGGCCGAGATCATGAGGCTGCGCCGCGCCTGCTGCAACCCGCGCCTGGTGCTCCCGGACAGCGCGATACCGAGCTCGAAGCTGGCCGCCTTCGCCGGGATCGTCGACGAGTTGAGGGAGAACCGCCACAAGGCGCTGGTCTTCAGCCAGTTCGTGGGGCACCTGGAGATCATCCGCAACTACCTCGATCGCGCCGGCATCCCCTACCAGTACCTGGACGGCAGCACCCCGGCACCGGAGCGTAAAGTACGGGTGGACGCCTTCCAGTCCGGCGCGGGGGACCTCTTCCTGATCAGCCTGAAGGCCGGCGGCGTGGGGCTCAACCTTACCGCCGCCGACTACGTGATCCACATGGATCCCTGGTGGAACCCCGCAGTCGAGGACCAGGCGTCGGACCGGGCCCACCGCATCGGACAGCAGCGCCCCGTGACCATCTACCGTCTGGTCGCCAAGGGGACCATCGAGGAGAAGATCGTCGCCCTGCACCAGCAAAAGCGCGGGCTCGCGGACAGCCTGCTCGATGAAAGCGATCTCTCCGGCAAGGTTAGTGTGGAGGAACTCCTCGCGCTGTTGCGGACCGGCTCCTAG